In one Denitratisoma sp. genomic region, the following are encoded:
- a CDS encoding ATP-binding protein encodes MSQAAPGSKLSEQEGELNARVRSEQAHMLYSQLMVSVTGTMAGAGLFVATLAGVVSPLLLWSWFALVCANQGWRLFLGLRFRRIGLGGTSVERALRIWAIGSGVSGVLWGGGYLLMSPADSPLHLAVMTILIFGVAAGATPLIASHIPSFYVFIFPALLPIIARNALVVDKLHIILAFVCLAVTLGILSFGRKYNQLLTESLRSRFQNETMARQLAIQNTELEEARNTAELASRAKTQFFAAASHDLRQPLHAMGLFAAALADKALDGEVRNMVASINASVDALEALFNELLDISKIDAGAIRPKTETLALNSLLQRLRIDFKAEAEAKGLDFRVRRSGATVCSDALLLERVLRNLIDNAIRYTRSGGILVGVRRHGANWRIEIWDTGIGIAPEQADKVFDEFYQVGNPERDRRKGLGLGLSIVRRLAELLGHTLALRSRQGRGTVFTLELPAACAPAPEAHPAEAALTPVGFDGRLILVIDDDESVRKGMRTLLGGWGAEVIACAGMADTLAGIAGLGRAPDIIIADHQLQEGMVGADAILAVRGYFGKPVPAIIITGSTSQLLTGAAQALGCQLLLKPVMPAKLRSLLNATLQA; translated from the coding sequence ATGAGCCAAGCCGCCCCCGGTAGCAAGCTGTCCGAACAGGAAGGCGAACTCAATGCCCGCGTCAGATCGGAGCAGGCGCACATGCTCTACAGTCAGCTGATGGTTTCCGTCACGGGAACCATGGCCGGCGCCGGCTTGTTCGTCGCCACGCTGGCCGGCGTCGTCAGCCCCTTGTTGCTTTGGTCATGGTTCGCTCTGGTGTGCGCCAACCAAGGCTGGCGTCTCTTCCTGGGCCTGCGCTTCAGGCGCATCGGCCTGGGCGGAACGAGTGTCGAGCGTGCGCTCCGGATCTGGGCGATCGGATCGGGCGTTTCCGGCGTGTTGTGGGGGGGCGGATACCTGCTGATGTCCCCCGCCGATTCGCCGCTGCACCTGGCCGTCATGACCATCCTGATTTTCGGCGTCGCCGCAGGCGCAACCCCCCTGATCGCCTCGCACATTCCCTCGTTCTACGTGTTCATCTTCCCGGCCCTGCTGCCCATCATCGCGCGCAATGCGCTGGTGGTCGACAAGCTCCACATCATCCTGGCCTTCGTCTGCCTGGCCGTAACGCTCGGCATCCTTTCCTTCGGCCGCAAGTACAACCAACTCCTCACCGAATCGCTGCGCAGCCGTTTCCAGAACGAAACCATGGCCCGGCAGCTGGCCATCCAGAACACGGAGCTGGAGGAGGCACGCAACACCGCCGAACTGGCGAGCCGGGCCAAGACCCAGTTCTTCGCCGCCGCCAGCCACGACCTGCGCCAGCCCCTGCATGCGATGGGGCTCTTCGCCGCCGCCCTGGCCGACAAGGCACTCGACGGCGAGGTGCGCAACATGGTCGCCAGCATCAACGCCTCTGTGGACGCACTGGAGGCGCTGTTCAACGAACTGCTCGACATCTCCAAGATCGATGCCGGCGCCATCCGCCCAAAAACCGAGACCCTCGCTCTCAATTCCCTGCTGCAACGGCTGCGCATCGATTTCAAGGCAGAGGCGGAAGCGAAGGGGCTCGATTTTCGCGTTCGCCGGAGCGGGGCTACGGTGTGCAGCGATGCGCTGCTGCTCGAGCGGGTGCTGCGCAACCTGATCGACAACGCCATTCGCTATACACGAAGCGGCGGCATCCTGGTCGGAGTGCGGCGGCACGGCGCCAACTGGCGCATCGAGATCTGGGACACCGGCATCGGCATCGCGCCGGAGCAGGCCGACAAGGTGTTCGACGAGTTCTACCAGGTCGGCAATCCGGAGCGCGACCGCCGCAAGGGCCTCGGCCTCGGCCTGTCCATCGTCCGTCGTCTTGCCGAGCTGCTGGGACACACCCTCGCCTTGCGTTCGCGGCAGGGCCGCGGCACCGTCTTCACACTCGAGTTGCCGGCGGCGTGCGCGCCGGCACCCGAAGCCCACCCGGCAGAGGCGGCTCTGACACCGGTCGGATTCGACGGACGCCTGATCCTGGTGATCGACGATGACGAGTCTGTGCGGAAAGGCATGCGCACCCTGCTCGGAGGCTGGGGGGCGGAAGTGATTGCCTGCGCCGGCATGGCTGATACGCTCGCCGGAATAGCCGGGCTCGGGCGCGCGCCCGATATCATCATCGCCGACCACCAGTTGCAGGAAGGCATGGTCGGCGCCGATGCCATCCTCGCAGTGCGAGGGTACTTCGGAAAGCCGGTCCCGGCCATCATCATCACCGGCAGCACGTCGCAGTTGCTCACCGGTGCAGCCCAGGCACTCGGCTGCCAGTTGCTGCTCAAGCCGGTCATGCCGGCCAAGTTGCGCAGCCTGCTCAATGCCACGCTTCAGGCGTAA
- a CDS encoding AEC family transporter, with product MSSVLLLLPDFALILLGFGLRRLMHLGDHFWTGLEKLIYFVLFPALLFHAIARTRIDFAAAAPFVASGMAAMCGGMLLGLLARPLFGPRPMVFASQFQCAYRFNSYIGLAVAAKLHGEAGIAAMGILIGAMVPMANLASVWMLARHGQLGVMREIVRNPLILATFAGLLFNLSGATLPEVAGQFLGRLSEASIALGLLAVGAALKLRGESGNHLPSAFLLGVKLLAVPAIAWMAARALGLKGVYFDVVVMFGALPTASSAYILAMRMGGDGAGVAWLISATTLGAMLTMPVWLVALGAA from the coding sequence ATGTCCTCCGTCCTGCTCCTGCTGCCCGACTTCGCCCTGATCCTGCTCGGCTTCGGCCTGCGCCGGCTGATGCACCTGGGCGACCATTTCTGGACCGGCCTGGAGAAGCTGATCTACTTCGTGCTGTTCCCGGCCCTGCTGTTCCATGCCATTGCTCGCACGCGCATCGACTTTGCCGCCGCCGCGCCCTTCGTCGCCAGCGGCATGGCGGCGATGTGCGGGGGCATGCTGCTGGGCCTGCTGGCGCGGCCGTTGTTCGGCCCGCGCCCGATGGTGTTCGCCTCGCAGTTCCAATGCGCATACCGCTTCAACTCCTACATCGGCCTGGCGGTGGCGGCCAAGCTGCACGGCGAGGCCGGCATCGCGGCGATGGGCATCCTCATCGGCGCCATGGTGCCGATGGCCAATCTCGCCTCGGTGTGGATGCTGGCGCGGCATGGCCAACTCGGGGTGATGCGCGAGATCGTGCGCAATCCGCTGATCCTCGCCACCTTCGCCGGCCTGCTGTTCAACCTGAGCGGCGCAACGCTGCCGGAAGTGGCGGGGCAATTCCTGGGGCGCCTGTCCGAGGCGTCGATCGCGCTCGGCCTGCTGGCGGTGGGTGCGGCGCTCAAGCTGCGCGGCGAATCAGGCAATCATCTGCCCTCGGCCTTCCTGCTTGGCGTGAAGCTGCTGGCCGTGCCGGCCATTGCCTGGATGGCGGCGCGCGCCCTGGGCCTGAAGGGCGTGTATTTCGACGTGGTGGTGATGTTCGGCGCGCTGCCGACGGCCAGCTCGGCCTACATCCTGGCGATGCGCATGGGCGGGGACGGCGCCGGCGTGGCCTGGCTGATCTCCGCCACGACCCTCGGCGCCATGCTGACGATGCCGGTCTGGCTCGTCGCGCTGGGCGCAGCCTGA